From Lysinibacillus sp. SGAir0095, the proteins below share one genomic window:
- a CDS encoding NAD(P)-binding protein — protein sequence MYPVMLNLKNKRVLIVGGGEIATKKTKLLLGQNARIVIVSPSLTNTLHTYFLQGEIQWLERDFEITDTKDAFLVIAATNNREVNAAVRKNCSENQLVNIVDSPDDSNFYNMAYLERGKLKIAISTEGASPLLAKQIKNDLNEFFDESYEEYLKFLLTAREKIKLLVSDEERKHQLLQELLEEKFRKEELQRELFLLNIQ from the coding sequence ATGTATCCGGTAATGTTGAATTTAAAAAATAAACGAGTACTCATTGTTGGTGGCGGGGAAATTGCAACAAAAAAAACCAAGCTGCTCTTAGGACAAAATGCACGAATTGTAATTGTAAGTCCTTCGCTTACGAATACATTACATACATATTTTTTACAAGGAGAGATTCAATGGTTGGAGCGAGATTTTGAAATAACGGATACAAAGGATGCCTTTCTTGTTATTGCTGCCACAAATAATCGCGAGGTAAATGCAGCTGTTAGAAAAAACTGTTCAGAAAACCAACTTGTGAATATTGTTGACTCACCTGATGATAGTAATTTTTACAATATGGCTTATTTAGAAAGAGGAAAGCTGAAAATCGCCATTTCAACAGAAGGGGCAAGTCCCTTGTTAGCAAAACAAATTAAGAACGATTTAAATGAATTTTTTGACGAAAGTTATGAAGAGTATCTAAAATTTTTACTAACTGCCCGCGAGAAAATTAAGTTACTTGTAAGTGATGAAGAAAGAAAACATCAATTGTTACAGGAATTACTAGAGGAGAAATTCCGTAAAGAGGAACTACAACGCGAGCTGTTTCTTTTGAACATTCAATAA
- the cysI gene encoding assimilatory sulfite reductase (NADPH) hemoprotein subunit, translating into MVQKVVLPPQEGKPSDVEEIKAESNYLRGSLVESMEDELSSGISDWDNRLMKFHGSYLQDDRDVRLEREHKKLEPAYQFMVRVRMPGGVATPEQWLKMDELAEKYGNQSFKITTRQTIQFHGILKWNMKKHMQELNSVLFDTIAACGDVNRNVMCNANPYQSQLHQEIFEWSSKISDHLLPRTNAYYEIWLDKEKIVDTQEEQEPIYGSLYLPRKFKIGIAIPPANDVDVFSQDIGLIAVLENNELIGFNVAIGGGMGMTHGDTATYPQLSRLIGYVSKDRIVDVCEKIMTVQRDYGDRSVRKYARFKYTVDRLGLDSVKEEIESRLGYTFEEAKAFHFEHTGDRYGWIKGDDGKYHFTLFIQNGRVRDFDNYPLKTALREIAEIHKGEFRFTGNQNVVIANVGARAKKAINEIIEKYQLTDSDNYSALRRNAIACVALPTCGLAMAEAERYLPSLIEKIEVILDENGLRDQDITIRMSGCPNGCSRAAMGEIGFIGKGPGKYNFYLGASHTGNRLNKIYKENIGEEEILSTLRPIIEHYAKERLDNEYLGDFVIRAGYVDAVTDGREFHNQA; encoded by the coding sequence ATGGTACAAAAAGTTGTATTACCACCTCAAGAAGGTAAACCAAGTGATGTTGAGGAGATAAAAGCAGAAAGTAATTACTTGCGTGGGTCTCTAGTAGAATCAATGGAGGATGAACTCAGCTCAGGTATTTCCGATTGGGATAATCGATTAATGAAGTTCCACGGAAGCTATTTACAGGATGACCGTGATGTTCGTTTAGAACGTGAACATAAGAAATTAGAGCCAGCTTATCAATTCATGGTTCGTGTGCGTATGCCCGGTGGTGTCGCTACACCAGAGCAATGGCTTAAAATGGATGAGCTAGCAGAGAAGTATGGAAATCAGTCTTTTAAAATTACTACACGTCAAACAATTCAATTCCATGGGATTTTAAAATGGAATATGAAAAAACATATGCAAGAACTGAATAGTGTTTTATTTGATACGATTGCAGCTTGTGGTGACGTAAACCGAAATGTTATGTGTAATGCAAATCCATATCAATCCCAGTTGCATCAGGAAATATTTGAATGGTCATCTAAAATTAGTGATCACTTATTACCTCGAACAAATGCGTATTATGAAATTTGGTTAGATAAAGAAAAAATTGTTGATACACAAGAAGAACAAGAACCGATTTATGGTTCACTTTACTTGCCACGTAAATTTAAAATCGGTATCGCTATCCCACCTGCTAATGATGTTGACGTATTCTCTCAAGATATCGGCTTAATAGCAGTGTTAGAGAATAACGAGTTAATAGGCTTTAACGTAGCAATTGGCGGTGGTATGGGTATGACTCATGGTGATACAGCAACGTATCCGCAACTTAGCCGTCTAATCGGATATGTTTCAAAGGATAGAATTGTTGACGTGTGTGAGAAAATTATGACGGTACAACGTGATTATGGTGATCGTTCTGTACGTAAGTATGCTCGTTTCAAATATACAGTCGATCGTTTAGGCTTAGATAGTGTAAAAGAAGAAATTGAGTCGCGTTTAGGATATACATTTGAAGAAGCGAAAGCATTTCATTTTGAGCATACTGGTGATCGTTACGGTTGGATAAAAGGGGATGATGGTAAATATCATTTCACATTATTTATTCAAAATGGTCGTGTACGTGATTTTGATAATTACCCATTGAAAACGGCATTACGTGAAATTGCAGAAATCCATAAAGGGGAATTCCGTTTTACTGGAAATCAAAATGTGGTGATTGCAAACGTTGGTGCGCGAGCAAAAAAAGCAATCAATGAGATTATTGAAAAATATCAACTAACCGACAGTGATAATTACTCAGCATTACGTCGCAACGCAATTGCTTGTGTAGCATTACCAACTTGTGGTTTAGCAATGGCTGAGGCAGAACGTTATTTACCTTCATTAATCGAAAAAATAGAAGTTATTCTGGATGAAAACGGTTTGCGTGATCAAGATATAACAATCCGTATGTCAGGCTGTCCAAACGGGTGCTCTCGTGCTGCAATGGGCGAGATTGGATTTATCGGTAAAGGACCAGGGAAATATAATTTCTATCTAGGGGCTAGTCATACTGGTAATCGATTAAATAAAATCTATAAGGAAAATATAGGAGAAGAGGAGATTTTATCAACACTTCGTCCGATTATTGAACACTATGCTAAAGAACGCTTAGATAACGAATACTTGGGTGACTTCGTAATCCGTGCCGGTTATGTCGATGCAGTAACAGATGGTCGCGAGTTCCATAATCAAGCTTAA
- a CDS encoding assimilatory sulfite reductase (NADPH) flavoprotein subunit has translation MKLEVTNSPFNEQQVQQLNEIFATLTQNQKIWLTGYLSATALVGTQATNAPIVSEQPSSNVVVLPTPVEKAPSKHITILYASQTGNAGGLAKKYGAQLEKAGFEVNVSSMSDFKTNALKKLDHLLVIASTHGEGEPPDNAISFHSYLYGKRAPKLDHVKFAVLSLGDSSYEFFCKTGIDFDEQLEKLGASRLVERVDCDLDYDDPAAKWFDSVKVKLQEGEVSGQTIQEAAPTVLESTVLYTRKNPFNAEILEKINLNGVGSNKETIHLELSLENSGITFEPGDSLAIYPTNNKGLVNSLISALGFKDEHLVSVEGEEVTLKYALTNLLEITVLSKPVMQKIGEFTLNEEFHALLTDREAFKSYTHGRDLVDVVEKFAPFSWNEQSFVDVLRKLPARQYSISSSLAAYPEEVHVTIGAVRYEVEGRERLGVCSTHVADNLEIGDSVRVYVQKNPNFKLPADDTPIIMVGPGTGVAPFRSFIQEREERGAEGKNWLFFGDQHFVTDFLYQTEWQSWLKSGVLTKLDVAFSRDKEEKVYVQHKMQKHAAELFEWVEKGASLYVCGDKDHMAADVHNTLLHIIAEQGNKTEEQAKEYLEELRKQKRYQRDVY, from the coding sequence GTGAAGTTAGAAGTAACAAATAGCCCTTTTAACGAACAACAAGTCCAGCAACTAAATGAAATTTTTGCAACATTAACACAAAACCAAAAAATCTGGTTAACGGGTTACTTAAGTGCAACTGCCCTAGTAGGTACACAAGCTACAAATGCACCAATTGTAAGTGAGCAACCATCGAGTAATGTTGTAGTTTTACCAACTCCTGTTGAAAAAGCTCCATCAAAGCACATTACAATCTTGTATGCTTCTCAAACAGGTAATGCTGGTGGGCTAGCTAAAAAATATGGTGCTCAATTAGAAAAAGCTGGGTTTGAAGTGAATGTTTCTTCAATGAGCGACTTTAAAACAAATGCTTTAAAAAAATTGGACCACTTACTTGTGATTGCAAGTACGCATGGTGAGGGTGAACCACCAGATAACGCCATTTCTTTCCATAGCTATCTTTATGGAAAGCGAGCACCAAAATTAGATCATGTTAAATTTGCGGTTCTTTCTTTAGGAGACAGTTCCTACGAATTTTTCTGCAAAACAGGAATAGATTTCGATGAACAGTTAGAAAAGCTCGGTGCTTCAAGATTAGTTGAACGTGTTGACTGCGATCTGGATTATGATGACCCAGCAGCTAAATGGTTTGATTCTGTAAAAGTGAAATTACAGGAAGGCGAAGTAAGTGGGCAAACGATTCAAGAAGCTGCTCCTACTGTCTTGGAGTCTACTGTCCTGTACACTCGCAAAAATCCATTCAACGCTGAGATTCTAGAAAAGATTAACCTAAATGGTGTAGGCTCAAATAAGGAAACAATTCACTTGGAATTATCTCTGGAGAATTCAGGAATTACATTTGAGCCAGGTGATAGTCTAGCAATTTACCCAACAAATAATAAAGGCCTAGTTAATTCATTAATTTCTGCCTTAGGTTTCAAAGATGAACACTTAGTAAGTGTGGAAGGCGAAGAAGTAACACTGAAATATGCTTTGACAAATTTACTAGAAATTACAGTGCTTTCTAAGCCAGTCATGCAAAAAATTGGTGAATTCACGTTAAACGAAGAATTCCATGCATTACTTACAGATCGTGAAGCATTTAAGAGCTATACTCATGGCCGTGATCTAGTTGATGTTGTCGAAAAATTTGCTCCTTTTAGCTGGAACGAACAAAGCTTTGTCGATGTCTTAAGAAAACTACCTGCACGTCAATATTCAATTTCCAGTAGTCTAGCAGCATATCCAGAGGAAGTGCATGTCACAATTGGAGCAGTTCGTTATGAAGTAGAGGGTCGTGAACGTTTAGGGGTATGTTCAACCCATGTTGCAGACAATTTAGAAATTGGTGATAGTGTTAGAGTTTATGTACAAAAGAATCCGAATTTTAAATTACCAGCAGATGATACGCCAATTATTATGGTTGGCCCTGGTACTGGTGTTGCGCCATTCCGTTCCTTTATTCAAGAGCGTGAAGAGCGTGGTGCAGAAGGCAAGAACTGGTTATTCTTTGGAGACCAGCATTTTGTAACAGACTTCTTGTATCAAACAGAGTGGCAAAGCTGGCTGAAATCTGGAGTATTAACAAAACTGGATGTAGCCTTTTCTCGCGACAAAGAAGAAAAAGTTTATGTTCAACACAAAATGCAAAAGCATGCGGCTGAACTATTCGAATGGGTAGAGAAAGGCGCAAGTCTTTACGTATGTGGTGATAAGGATCATATGGCTGCTGACGTTCATAATACATTGCTACATATCATCGCAGAACAAGGAAACAAAACAGAAGAACAAGCAAAAGAATATCTTGAAGAACTTCGTAAACAAAAACGCTATCAACGAGATGTATATTAA
- a CDS encoding YezD family protein, which translates to MDKKQENFEQAVENLKKMMSTMKYGSITLIVQDNIIVQIEKNEKIRLK; encoded by the coding sequence ATGGATAAAAAACAAGAGAACTTTGAACAGGCAGTAGAAAACCTAAAAAAAATGATGAGTACGATGAAATATGGCTCAATTACTTTAATTGTCCAGGATAACATTATTGTACAAATCGAAAAAAATGAAAAGATTAGATTAAAATAA
- a CDS encoding sirohydrochlorin chelatase: MQAVLYVAHGSRVKAGVEEARQFIETVKPQIDVEIQEICFLELAEPSIVEGVSACIAKGATEIAIIPILLLTANHAKQDIPLEIDKAKELYPNVSFTFGKTFGIQEKLIDSLQERVRQKSTKHNEEMDVLLIGRGSSDESVQIDFQQIADHLKRKYNYAKVDICFLYGKGPSFENTLKQLQNNRENPVYVVPYILFTGLLKIGIQKKMASLGFSDSEVVLCECLGYDDNVRQVLIERVQETLYSYRESVPNG, from the coding sequence TTGCAAGCAGTATTGTATGTTGCCCATGGTAGCCGTGTAAAAGCTGGTGTAGAAGAAGCGAGACAATTTATTGAAACAGTTAAACCTCAAATTGATGTAGAAATCCAAGAAATTTGCTTCCTTGAGCTAGCTGAACCTTCGATTGTGGAAGGTGTTTCTGCCTGTATTGCAAAAGGTGCAACCGAAATTGCCATCATTCCTATTCTTCTTTTGACTGCAAACCATGCTAAACAAGATATTCCCCTTGAGATTGACAAAGCAAAAGAACTTTATCCAAATGTTTCATTTACGTTCGGTAAAACTTTTGGCATCCAAGAAAAACTGATTGATAGTTTACAAGAACGAGTGCGACAAAAGAGCACAAAGCATAATGAGGAGATGGATGTTTTACTGATTGGACGTGGAAGTAGTGATGAAAGCGTTCAAATAGACTTTCAACAAATTGCAGATCACCTAAAACGAAAATATAACTATGCGAAGGTTGATATTTGTTTCTTATACGGGAAAGGCCCCTCATTTGAAAATACACTAAAGCAATTACAAAACAATCGTGAAAATCCAGTATATGTTGTTCCATATATTTTGTTTACGGGTCTTTTGAAAATTGGCATTCAAAAGAAAATGGCCAGCCTTGGTTTTTCGGATAGTGAGGTAGTCCTTTGCGAGTGTTTAGGGTATGACGATAACGTGCGTCAGGTGTTAATTGAGCGAGTTCAAGAAACGTTATATTCGTATAGGGAGAGTGTTCCAAATGGATAA
- the cobA gene encoding uroporphyrinogen-III C-methyltransferase → MGKVYIVGAGPGSVDLITVKGLKCIQKADVILYDRLVNSELLEFAKPNAELIFVGKLPKLHGVIQDRIHRLLVEHASQGKVVTRLKGGDPFVFGRGAEEAEVLVEAGIPFEIVPGVTSGVAAPAYAGIPVTHRDLGSSFALVTGHMREGKDDAINWKGLAESVDTLAIYMGVGNLPYITEQLMKYNRNPKTPVALIHWGTTEHQKTITGTLETIVEIAKNEEIQNPSMILVGEVVKMREKIAWYEKTTDSLQKISV, encoded by the coding sequence ATGGGGAAAGTATACATAGTTGGAGCTGGACCAGGAAGTGTAGATTTAATAACAGTTAAAGGTTTAAAGTGTATCCAAAAAGCTGATGTGATTCTTTACGACCGCCTGGTAAATAGTGAACTATTAGAATTTGCGAAACCTAATGCGGAGCTTATTTTTGTTGGTAAACTACCCAAATTACATGGTGTGATTCAAGATAGAATCCATAGATTGCTAGTCGAGCATGCAAGCCAAGGTAAAGTGGTTACCCGTCTAAAAGGTGGCGATCCATTTGTTTTTGGCCGTGGGGCAGAAGAAGCGGAAGTACTAGTGGAAGCCGGTATTCCATTTGAAATTGTTCCAGGTGTTACTTCTGGTGTGGCAGCGCCAGCTTATGCAGGCATTCCGGTTACACATCGTGATTTGGGATCTAGCTTTGCCCTTGTGACTGGTCATATGAGGGAAGGAAAAGATGATGCAATAAACTGGAAAGGCTTAGCTGAATCGGTCGATACACTTGCCATTTATATGGGGGTAGGGAATCTGCCATATATTACAGAGCAGCTAATGAAATATAATCGTAATCCAAAAACGCCAGTCGCACTTATTCACTGGGGAACAACAGAACACCAAAAAACGATTACGGGTACGTTAGAAACAATTGTAGAAATAGCCAAAAATGAGGAAATTCAAAACCCAAGTATGATTCTTGTTGGTGAAGTAGTAAAAATGCGTGAGAAAATTGCTTGGTATGAAAAAACAACCGACAGTTTACAAAAAATTTCAGTTTAA